A single genomic interval of Bacillus sp. es.036 harbors:
- a CDS encoding demethylmenaquinone methyltransferase produces MASSKEERVHDVFQTISKRYDVMNSVISFQRHKAWRKDTMRLMDVQKGSSALDVCCGTADWTIAMADAVGESGSAIGLDFSENMLEVGHVKVNEKRKENVTLIHGNAMNLPFEDNSFDYVTIGFGLRNVPDYNQVIKEMYRVVKPGGQVVCLETSQPTIPVFKQVYYGYFKHVMPVLGKVFAKSYDEYSWLQESASTFPGREELKQLFFKNGFSRVDTKPYSGGVAAMHRGFKPVNKRTDIL; encoded by the coding sequence ATGGCTTCATCAAAAGAAGAACGCGTTCACGATGTATTTCAAACGATTTCAAAACGTTATGATGTAATGAATTCAGTCATCAGCTTTCAGCGTCACAAAGCATGGCGAAAAGATACAATGAGATTAATGGATGTTCAAAAAGGATCATCAGCACTTGATGTTTGCTGTGGCACAGCAGACTGGACAATTGCAATGGCTGATGCTGTTGGAGAAAGTGGATCAGCCATTGGACTTGATTTTAGTGAAAACATGCTTGAAGTCGGTCATGTCAAAGTGAATGAGAAAAGGAAAGAAAACGTTACCCTCATTCATGGAAATGCAATGAATCTACCTTTTGAAGACAATTCATTTGACTACGTTACGATTGGTTTTGGACTAAGAAACGTCCCCGATTATAACCAGGTTATTAAAGAAATGTATCGCGTGGTTAAGCCGGGTGGACAAGTTGTCTGCCTCGAAACGAGCCAGCCCACCATCCCTGTCTTTAAACAAGTTTATTACGGGTATTTTAAGCACGTAATGCCAGTTCTTGGTAAAGTGTTCGCAAAAAGTTATGACGAGTATTCTTGGCTTCAGGAATCAGCTAGCACGTTTCCAGGTAGAGAAGAGTTAAAACAACTTTTCTTTAAAAATGGATTTAGCCGCGTTGATACAAAGCCATACTCTGGCGGTGTTGCAGCGATGCACAGAGGTTTTAAACCAGTGAATAAGAGAACAGATATTTTGTGA